In a single window of the Anaerocolumna cellulosilytica genome:
- the radA gene encoding DNA repair protein RadA, giving the protein MAKAKTVFFCKECGFESAKWMGQCPGCKNWDTFVSEPVIKKTSGIRLATGLTAEPELLSKVSAEEEQRIITGIQELDRVLGGGIVIGSLVLVGGDPGIGKSTLLLQMCRELSGTGKKVLYISGEESLRQIKMRADRLGIFHGELFLLSETNLDQIEDIIKKQSPEIVIIDSIQTMFKEDIGAAPGSVSQVRETTAILMRIAKGLNISIFIVGHVTKEGVVAGPRVLEHMVDTVLYFEGENMASYRILRAVKNRFGSTNEIGVFEMRDIGLTEVSNPSEFMLQGKPEDEPGSVVTASMEGTRPILVEVQALVCQTNFNMPRRTAAGTDYNRVNLLMAVVEKRLGIQMAGMDAYINVAGGMKINEPALDLAIVLAILSSYKNFPLDSKTIVFGEIGLTGEVRAVNMIEQRVQEASKMGFHLCILPQVNKETINLSAIPGMKVIGVKNIREILNLLR; this is encoded by the coding sequence ATGGCAAAAGCAAAGACCGTATTTTTTTGCAAGGAATGTGGATTCGAGTCGGCTAAATGGATGGGACAGTGTCCTGGTTGTAAAAACTGGGATACCTTTGTATCTGAACCTGTAATTAAGAAGACATCGGGTATTAGGCTTGCCACAGGACTAACCGCCGAACCTGAATTACTTTCAAAAGTAAGTGCAGAAGAAGAACAGAGGATTATAACTGGTATTCAGGAATTAGACAGGGTGTTAGGCGGTGGTATTGTGATTGGGTCGCTGGTATTGGTTGGAGGAGATCCAGGTATCGGAAAGTCTACCCTGTTATTGCAGATGTGCAGAGAACTGTCCGGCACAGGAAAAAAAGTTTTATACATATCTGGGGAAGAATCCTTACGACAGATTAAAATGCGTGCTGACCGGCTTGGTATTTTTCATGGAGAATTATTTTTACTCAGTGAAACAAATCTTGATCAGATAGAGGATATTATTAAAAAGCAGTCCCCTGAAATAGTGATTATTGATTCTATTCAAACCATGTTTAAAGAAGATATTGGTGCGGCACCAGGCAGCGTTAGTCAGGTAAGAGAAACAACTGCTATTTTGATGCGCATTGCAAAAGGTCTTAATATATCAATCTTCATTGTTGGACATGTTACGAAAGAAGGAGTGGTAGCAGGACCTAGAGTATTGGAGCATATGGTAGATACTGTTCTCTATTTTGAGGGAGAGAATATGGCCTCTTACCGGATACTTCGCGCTGTAAAAAATCGTTTTGGTTCAACCAATGAAATTGGCGTATTTGAAATGAGGGACATAGGGCTGACTGAAGTTAGTAACCCTTCAGAATTTATGTTACAAGGAAAACCGGAGGATGAACCGGGTTCCGTTGTAACAGCATCTATGGAAGGTACTAGACCGATTCTTGTGGAGGTTCAGGCGTTGGTATGCCAGACTAACTTTAATATGCCAAGACGAACGGCAGCAGGTACGGATTATAACAGAGTCAACCTTTTAATGGCTGTCGTTGAAAAAAGGCTTGGTATACAGATGGCCGGAATGGATGCCTATATTAATGTAGCTGGTGGTATGAAGATTAACGAGCCGGCTCTTGATTTAGCTATTGTACTTGCCATATTATCCAGCTACAAGAATTTTCCTCTGGATAGTAAGACCATCGTATTTGGTGAAATAGGATTAACAGGTGAAGTAAGAGCAGTAAATATGATAGAGCAGCGAGTACAGGAAGCCTCTAAGATGGGATTTCATCTTTGTATTCTGCCTCAGGTTAATAAAGAAACGATTAACTTGTCAGCTATTCCTGGAATGAAGGTTATAGGCGTTAAAAATATTAGAGAAATACTTAATCTTTTAAGATAA
- a CDS encoding methyl-accepting chemotaxis protein: MDINCSKDCNEIKSLMKQQEDFIRNISAIVGNLDVSQLKVEKNAFDAINSSDTSLNLVKEGITYVDDLLDKIKSLHETVENSSNNVNQMKNLSNMIEGFAGAIGNIANRTNILSLNASIEAARAGEQGKGFAVVAKEVRNLATQSSKSSNEIAETIQSIQSFVAETVNSMNKIYEIVEKQNAMVSDVKTVFQKILEAAYVSIDVSHNVEHEIAYQRDITDSAKHTLDAIYEVAGRVGQTEC; this comes from the coding sequence ATGGATATCAATTGTTCAAAAGATTGCAATGAAATTAAGTCGCTTATGAAACAACAGGAGGATTTTATACGTAATATCAGTGCTATTGTTGGGAATCTTGATGTATCACAGCTTAAGGTTGAAAAAAATGCCTTTGATGCCATAAACAGCTCGGATACTTCATTAAACCTGGTGAAAGAAGGGATTACCTATGTGGATGATTTACTTGATAAAATCAAATCCCTCCACGAAACAGTTGAGAATTCTTCTAATAATGTAAATCAGATGAAGAATCTTTCTAATATGATAGAAGGTTTTGCCGGAGCCATCGGAAACATTGCCAACCGAACCAACATATTGTCACTAAATGCTTCCATAGAAGCTGCAAGAGCAGGAGAACAGGGTAAAGGCTTTGCAGTAGTTGCAAAAGAAGTTAGAAATTTGGCAACTCAATCATCTAAATCCTCCAATGAGATAGCGGAAACGATTCAATCCATACAAAGTTTTGTTGCGGAAACGGTGAATTCTATGAACAAAATATATGAAATTGTGGAAAAGCAAAACGCTATGGTAAGTGATGTGAAGACAGTTTTTCAGAAAATACTGGAAGCTGCGTATGTATCCATTGATGTTTCACACAACGTAGAGCATGAAATAGCTTATCAAAGAGATATTACCGATAGTGCAAAGCATACATTGGACGCAATCTATGAAGTGGCCGGAAGAGTCGGACAAACAGAGTGTTAA
- a CDS encoding DinB family protein, with product MFKPGTEWNPKQARLKELLKDKNHFEEARQLCMELHSFLHSSAATSPTFTLMDEVWENLSPETCMIMPTPKDVTIAWNIWHITRIEDLTVNILLKDSAQVLSEEWLDRLHILVKDTGNAMTDDEIINLSHTINIMELKNYRDTVGKVTQDYLRTLTADCLNKKIPKERVERILFEGGLINHPDSIWLMDFWGRKNTAGILLMPVTRHQVGHINDCLKLKQKIKSKFYNL from the coding sequence ATGTTTAAACCAGGTACTGAGTGGAATCCAAAACAGGCTAGGTTAAAGGAATTATTAAAAGATAAAAATCATTTTGAAGAAGCCAGACAGCTTTGTATGGAGTTGCATAGCTTTCTTCACTCTTCAGCCGCAACCAGTCCTACTTTTACCTTGATGGACGAAGTATGGGAAAATCTTTCACCCGAGACCTGTATGATTATGCCCACTCCAAAAGATGTAACGATTGCTTGGAACATCTGGCATATTACAAGAATAGAAGATTTGACTGTTAACATCCTATTAAAAGACAGTGCACAGGTGCTTTCAGAAGAGTGGCTTGATAGACTCCATATATTAGTAAAAGACACTGGTAATGCTATGACAGATGATGAGATAATTAATCTAAGCCATACGATTAACATAATGGAATTAAAAAATTACAGAGATACTGTAGGTAAAGTAACACAAGATTATCTAAGAACCTTGACGGCAGACTGCTTAAATAAAAAAATCCCGAAAGAACGGGTCGAGCGAATTCTCTTTGAAGGCGGCTTAATAAATCATCCCGATTCAATTTGGCTTATGGATTTCTGGGGCCGCAAAAATACTGCCGGTATTCTTTTAATGCCTGTAACTAGACACCAGGTGGGTCATATAAATGATTGTTTAAAATTAAAACAAAAAATCAAAAGTAAATTCTACAATTTATGA